CCTAGTTACTCACTATCCTCCATCTTGACCCATTGGCAGTTTGTATACTGTACGTGCGATATAATAGAGTTATAAAATTGAACACAATTTTCCATAAAAACTCTGTCAACATGCACACAAGACAAAATTGTCAGCTATTATTATTCATCTGTCATTGTGagttatttaattattttcacAACCAAAATCACTTACGATGGTAAAGCCATATCATAAGGCAGTTTGTTAAAAAGTTATAATATCCACTTTCACGTACCCTCCTTCAAAGATTTTTATGCGAGATGGCTCAGCTTGCTTTGAGATAGGCTCTTTTTCTCCACGGTCATTATTTCCATTCTCTCTTGTGCTAAGACTCTTCTTTTGATGACCATATTTGCCCGAATCTTGCTGCATGACCTCTGACTTCAGCTGAAATGATAGAGATGGAATATAGAGAGGAAGTGAGTTATGACATCACACATTAACTTACAGTCATACAAATAAACTTACACAGTGAGTTACACTCATTATATCATCATGTACTTTACACTTCTCATATGCAACACACAGTAAATCAGTCAACTGAACAGTACATGTACAAAATATATTATAACATTAGTGCAATGTggtcacactcattcacacacacgtacgcacttTGTACCTGGTCAAACCTCTGCTTCCACATGAGAGATGGCACAAGTTTTCCAGACCCAAGATGATGCATATCAGCAGTCGTATAGGTTTCAGTGTTCTTCCTCTGCTTTGAGCAAAGTAGTGCTAAGGTGGCCTTTGTGCTAAGGCTAAATGGGTTTGGATTGTAGGAGCTAACACTCCAGGAGCCATAGACAGAACTTATGGGCGTTGTTTGAGAATGGTTTGGCTTGGTGTAATTAAGAAAGCACCAGCTCACACTAGTCGTCGTCCGAAGAGTTGGAAACCGAAACAACTGTTGTGCGTCTGCTAGATCAGTGAGCAGAAAATTGCTCCCAGGACCCACACCTACTTGATTAGCAACAAGTTGTATGAGCATGTTCACAGGCATTTTACTGCCCATGTCCTGCTTGCTCTCCCCTTGAGCATCTCTGGGGAGGAACGCTGTCTTCCGACAGTGGGCCTCTGGAGCACATTCATCAACATCCAACTGCTCTGGCGACTGCGTTCTATCCTGAGTGTCTGGCAAAGTTGGCAAGGATGGAGTTAAACTTTCAACAGATGGCAGTAGTGCAGTCAAATGAACAGGTCCCTTTGTGAGAGGAAATTTAGATGTTGGGGGTAATGTGATTTTGTCCTGTTCAAGGAAATCCTTCTCACCCGTGTTGCTAAGCTCAACAGCACTAAGTTCCTTCACTATTTGCCCATacattctctcctctttgaCCCGTTTCTGCGTTTTGGTCTCGATAAAGAGTTCTAGGCTATTGGATGGTGATAACATGCGTTTGCTTGCTCCAATGCCAGATGAAGCATCTGTAGttgagattgttccagaggtcAACGACAAAGGAATCCCTGTGTTTAATCTTCCAGACAATGACTCTGGAATTTTCAAGATTGGATATTGCACAGATACATCTGGATGTCCAAACAGGTGCGATAAGTGGAGCCCTGTGTCATGCTTTGAAGCAATTCCTGTCAGTGAAATTGGCAATGTTTTTTCTGTGGATATAACCCGTGAGGTTGTGCACCGTCCGTGTGTAGCCAAGATCTCTGACACACTTGTGTACATGACACTACTGTATGATGGCATGTGAGTCTGGATTCTGACAGGGACCAGCAGTCCTGGGGGAGATGACAGTGAACTTACATTCAGACTGGAAACAACTGGCCGGATGTGCTGCAGGGTAGCTGAACTTATGGTGGGTGTTTGAGAGGAATGTgagtgaagatgatgaagataaCAATAGCTCTGACCACaacctctatctgtctctgaaTTACACTGCTCTTGGTGAAGAGTTTGGGGAAGCTGCTGGTGAATTGGCAGCAAACTGGGATGTCTGATACGTATTTTAGGCAGGTGATGTTTACTGTAAGACAGGTACTGCGGTTGCCTTTGTGTGGGGGAATTATCCCAGTACTGAAATGTCAGGGCTCCCTCTTGATGTATGAACTCTTGTGTAGAATGCTCACAGTCTGATGATTCTTGTGCTCTCTTTGATTTGGCTTCTTCACTAGTGGTTGCACCATGAGAGGTTGTAAGGGAACCATTATGCCAACCTAAGCTTGAGAGATGGGGAACAATCTCAGAATGTTCTTGCTTCATACTTATATCTACACTCTGTTCTTGCAAAGCAGTCTCAGGGTACACACTTAAGGATGCTTGCCTGACAAGGTAACCCCGTCTTCGTTCTTTTAAAGATGAAGGACTTGCATATGGCTCCCCTTGCCTTGAAGAGGTGGAAAGACTTCCATAATCAAATGACTTACTACGAATCTCTGGTACCTCTGCAGGTAATGTGCAAGGAGCCTGTTCTGATGAGGAACGTCGCATTTCCCTCTGGTGATGACCTGGTATAGAGAGGGAATGCCCACTTCCTGGAACAGTTAAAAACTCTGATTGTTTGCAGAAATCGTCCAGTTTGGTTGGGGACATGGATTTTATACTTTCCTCTTTTTCAAATGACATAGAGAAACTTGAGCTATGAGACAGATTGCTGTCCTGACTGGGACTCCTCGACAGGCTGGTGCACGCAGACTCAAAACTAGATTCACCAGAAGAGTACTCCATATCTGCCAGACGAAGGCGCTTTTTCTTGGGAGGCAGTTTTTCTGCAGGGAGCTGTGACAGAGTCTCACTTCTTTGAGGCCACTGGAACTCTTCCACGTGTTGCTTCTCTGGCTCCTTAGTCGctgcctctggctctctctctggtttgtcTGGTTCCTCTGTCACTCTGATTTCAGGCACTTGAATGTTTGGCTGCCTCACTAGTTTGTGAGGCATATGATACTGCTGGTTTGGTGATAGACCAGGAAGCTCACTGTCACTTTGTTGCTGTCGCTCCATGCTTTCAGATCTAAATACAAACTCAGGGCTTTTACCATTCTCAATGTTATCCGCGTCAGAGTGCTCCGAGAACTGTCTGACTGGCTTGTCTTGATAAGATGGAAGATCAATGGACTCAGACTTCTCAAATGAGTTTGGCCTACTCAATGAGTTGGTGTGCTGTATTACAGAGATCACATGACCTGTTGTCTTCCTGTCAAGATCTGGAACAATAACTAAATCCTCAGAACTAATAGCAACCCCATTATCAAAACTGTCTGACTGGCTATGTGAACTACAGATGGCTCCCATTCCAGTGGATGTACCTCTTGAAGCATTCTGACCCATATTTGAATCATAATCACCAACAATTTCACAACCACTTGGACTATTGTCATAGTGTCCGACAGAGTCTTCCTCATCTCCAACACTTTTTTCCTTTCTGCGTTTTCTGGTGGTGCTTTCAACAATACCAACTTTATAACTATGTGAGACAAAAGGGGTTCTCTCTATTTCAGGACCAACACCTTCTTTTCCCGAGGTCCTGAAATCTTGAATCAGATGGCCTCGTTCCCAAAACTGTAATGGTGGAACTGCATTCTTAACAAGTATACTACAGTTTTCTGAATCAGCATGTCCCTCATGTGCTGAATGTTCAAAAGCAGCTTGTCTCCTTAGTCTTCGCAAACCAGCTGCACCAGGATAGAAGACATCATCTGGGGTCATCATCTCATCAAATGAGTGACTCCCTCTTAGGCCTGGTGGAACATTAAGGTTTGTGAAAGAGGATGTTGGCATTGAGTTGCTACGCATCAGAGGGCCTGAATCAGAAGGAGCTTCTAAAAGACTACTGTTGCAATGAGGATCAGTGGCATATACTTTTACGTCACATCTGGGTAGCATTTGCAACTCTGAACTATCACCTGTCAAGAACCTATGTTCCTGTGAGCTCATTCCCATGTCCAGCATGGCTTCAGGCTCATTCATGCCGATGATATTATTGTCTTGGCTGGTTGCCATACCTACAGTGATGGACTGTCTCAGTCTGGAATTGGGCCAGGTTCTTCCAAACATTATTTCCTCGTAGGACTTTGCGTTGGTGTTGGGTGGGCTAATTTGTTGCTCTGCACTCTCAGACCTCGAGAAATATCCTGAATCTGTGCTGCCTTTGCTATGTGGGCTCAAAAGATTAAGAGACTGTTCCGAATCCTGGCCTTTTTTCTCAGTAAGTCTCAAAGCAAGCCTCTGTTTG
Above is a genomic segment from Clupea harengus chromosome 15, Ch_v2.0.2, whole genome shotgun sequence containing:
- the hivep2a gene encoding transcription factor HIVEP2a, with translation MEHHESAAEQKCNKETREKILQRKWVSEPSPDIRLYSDLDGKGHTELEGLQGGGSGSSSTGLGQKYHPGKVLSSSVSQSYQSNQYPQVNPNTYSQKLPHAYPQLMQDSVLPGTKPQPGLDTWRLKCTTSDDMFLEHTHGHGAFPRQKSPGSPMLFVQYSQPGSEQYEETHKKELKPKKPGKYICNYCGRACAKPSVLKKHIRSHTGERPYPCGPCGFSFKTKSNLYKHRKSHAHAIKAGLVPFSEQAATRADMDQASSVGEADIHSDGEQSTDTEEETTEGILFQDKSCQIPQISFESESSTREKIGQAAYLDSAEECSMASMKVPILIIPKQGIPSTAMECTNSQVGQGDESHAIKQRLALRLTEKKGQDSEQSLNLLSPHSKGSTDSGYFSRSESAEQQISPPNTNAKSYEEIMFGRTWPNSRLRQSITVGMATSQDNNIIGMNEPEAMLDMGMSSQEHRFLTGDSSELQMLPRCDVKVYATDPHCNSSLLEAPSDSGPLMRSNSMPTSSFTNLNVPPGLRGSHSFDEMMTPDDVFYPGAAGLRRLRRQAAFEHSAHEGHADSENCSILVKNAVPPLQFWERGHLIQDFRTSGKEGVGPEIERTPFVSHSYKVGIVESTTRKRRKEKSVGDEEDSVGHYDNSPSGCEIVGDYDSNMGQNASRGTSTGMGAICSSHSQSDSFDNGVAISSEDLVIVPDLDRKTTGHVISVIQHTNSLSRPNSFEKSESIDLPSYQDKPVRQFSEHSDADNIENGKSPEFVFRSESMERQQQSDSELPGLSPNQQYHMPHKLVRQPNIQVPEIRVTEEPDKPEREPEAATKEPEKQHVEEFQWPQRSETLSQLPAEKLPPKKKRLRLADMEYSSGESSFESACTSLSRSPSQDSNLSHSSSFSMSFEKEESIKSMSPTKLDDFCKQSEFLTVPGSGHSLSIPGHHQREMRRSSSEQAPCTLPAEVPEIRSKSFDYGSLSTSSRQGEPYASPSSLKERRRGYLVRQASLSVYPETALQEQSVDISMKQEHSEIVPHLSSLGWHNGSLTTSHGATTSEEAKSKRAQESSDCEHSTQEFIHQEGALTFQYWDNSPTQRQPQYLSYSKHHLPKIRIRHPSLLPIHQQLPQTLHQEQCNSETDRGCGQSYCYLHHLHSHSSQTPTISSATLQHIRPVVSSLNVSSLSSPPGLLVPVRIQTHMPSYSSVMYTSVSEILATHGRCTTSRVISTEKTLPISLTGIASKHDTGLHLSHLFGHPDVSVQYPILKIPESLSGRLNTGIPLSLTSGTISTTDASSGIGASKRMLSPSNSLELFIETKTQKRVKEERMYGQIVKELSAVELSNTGEKDFLEQDKITLPPTSKFPLTKGPVHLTALLPSVESLTPSLPTLPDTQDRTQSPEQLDVDECAPEAHCRKTAFLPRDAQGESKQDMGSKMPVNMLIQLVANQVGVGPGSNFLLTDLADAQQLFRFPTLRTTTSVSWCFLNYTKPNHSQTTPISSVYGSWSVSSYNPNPFSLSTKATLALLCSKQRKNTETYTTADMHHLGSGKLVPSLMWKQRFDQLKSEVMQQDSGKYGHQKKSLSTRENGNNDRGEKEPISKQAEPSRIKIFEGGYKSSEDYVYVRGRGRGKYICEECGIRCKKPSMLKKHIRTHTDVRPYVCKFCNFAFKTKGNLTKHMKSKAHMKKCLELGVSVTCIDDVEAEEADTAEENPRDSGQFDMADHQFSDADDSDGPEDDGEDIDEDEEDEEEYDGDSTPKTCSRSTSPQPHSLALLAATVVTASQGSSADFLHSGSKPPLFSYLTSLPSIQVTQLVSCEPMGGRVHLPEYQNLLPGTLAENYRNQLRVPNSMDEDSSPSPEHISPLFDLSPSCLSSPGCDSSPLREPSPTSQRYLSPRGDLSPRRRLSPRREAYHVRHLSPRRDMFHRDVSPRGDHSPTNLLLPISNTGRPSSPGRELSSRRDVSPRSRYRVRPVSPRRGVHHHSSSWSPGQNLQAEMGAPGQNLQAEMVSLAQKTRSPSETEQMKKLDFGRNSSSTGTASSHHGLFSHLPLHSQQHIHSPFPMIPIGGIQIVHTVRPSNAGLIHPAHLPLQKTTSEESNANEVFIQVADGKVPTGRYVVDSPRTQGDILFSPRGERALPSASMLSDKSERDEDEISDKDIKQEESIQTCTKAIASLRIVSEEPREKSLSADTTPYQKPHTSAHSPLHLDKVAPIKIHPSNELDTRQSLNSSAMPLHSSREHVLTYSPLSSQRSEDKLPLLQSQGETSLNVKRVNNCTENG